Within Pseudomonas tructae, the genomic segment CGGCGCGGCGCCACGCCAGCGTGGCAGCAGCGAAGCATGGCTGTTGATGCAGCCCAGGCGCGGAATATCCAGTACCGCCTGCGGCAGGATCAGGCCATAGGCGACCACCACCATCAGGTCGGGCTTGAGGGCGGCCAGTTCTGCTTGTGCCTCGGCATTGCGCAGGGTTGGCGGTTGCAGGACCTGGATGCCGTTATCCACAGCCAGTTGCTTGACCGCGCTTGGCATCAGTTTTTGCCCTCGACCGGCCGGACGGTCCGGCTGGGTGTAGACCGCCACCACGTCGTAAGGGCTGTCGATCAGGGCTTTGAGGTGTTCGGCGGCAAACTCTGGGGTGCCTGCGAAGACAATGCGCATGGAGTTCTCGCTTAAAAAGAAAAAGGCTTGCCGGAGCAAGCCTTTGGGAAGAGGAGATCAAGCTTGCTGGCGGTGCTGCTTTTCCAGCTTCTTCTTGATCCGGTCGCGTTTGAGCGTCGACAGGTAGTCAACGAACAGCTTGCCGTTGAGATGGTCGCATTCGTGCTGGATGCACACTGCCAGCAGGCCTTCGGCGATCAGTTCGTACGGCTTGCCGTCGCGATCCAGCGCCTTGACCTTGACCCGCACCGGGCGATCGACGTTCTCGTAGAAGCCGGGTACCGACAGGCAGCCTTCCTGGTACTGATCCATTTCGTCGGTCAGCATCTCCAGCTCCGGGTTGATGAACACCCGCGGCTCGCTGCGATCTTCGCTCAGGTCCATGACCACGATGCGCTTGTGCACGTTGATTTGGGTGGCGGCGAGGCCGATACCAGGGGCTTCGTACATGGTTTCAAACATGTCATCGATCAACTGGCGAACGCCGTCGTCGACTTCGGTCACCGGTTTGGCGATGGTGCGAAGGCGCGGGTCCGGGAATTCGAGGATGTTCAGAATGGCCATAAGCGTATGAGCTGCACTGTGCGATGAATTACAAACATGAGTACACATAATAAAGGGATTCGGCGCATTCGGCACCTGGCAAAGGTCAGCTAAGGTTTCAGGGTGCTTTTCCAGCCGTGGCCGCAAGCCCGAAGGGATGCCTGCGAGGGAAATTCTTCAACCGGTTGTCAAAGTATTATCAACAGAGTTATCCACAGCTTTTTCACGGCTGGCCCAGGCTGTCCGATCAAGGATGATCGTCATGTCGCAACCCTTATCGCCGGCGTGCTCTCCCGCCGAACTCGAAGCGCGCTTGCGCCTGCATTTGCTGCCGTCCCTGGGACCGCGGCGTTTTCACACATTGATCCAGGCCTTCGGCAGTGCCTCGGCGGCACTCAGTGCACCGGCCACGGCCTGGCGTGCGCTGGGCGTGCCTGCGCAGAGCAGCGATGGCCGGCGCAGCCATGAAGTGCGGGACGGCGCGGCAGCGGCAATGCGCTGGCTAGAGGCCCGCGACCAACATTTGCTGATGTGGGACGACCCTGGCTACCCGGGTTTGCTGGCTGAACTTGAGGACGCCCCGCCTTTGCTTTTCATAGCCGGCAACCCGGCCATTCTGGAAAAACCACAATTGGCGATCGTCGGCAGCCGCAGGGCTTTGATGCCGTCGCTCGATACCGCCGCGGCCTTCTCGCGCAGCCTCGCCCGAGGTGGCTTTGTCATCACCAGCGGCCTGGCCCTGGGGGTCGATGGCGCTGCGCATCAGGCTGCCCTGGAGGTTGGCGGGCAGACGATCGGCGTGTTGGGCACCGGCCTGCAAAAACTTTATCCACAGCGGCACAGGGCGCTGGCGGCGGCAATGATCGATCAAGGCAGTGCCGTGCTCTCCGAGTTTCCGCTGGATACCGGGCCTGTGGCTGGGAATTTTCCCCGGCGTAACCGGATCATCAGCGGCCTGTCGCTGGGGGTGCTGGTGGTCGAGGCTAGCCTCGCCAGTGGCTCGCTGATTACCGCGCGCCTGGCCGCCGAGCAAGGTCGGGAGGTGTACGCCATTCCTGGCTCGATTCATCATCCGGGCTCCAAAGGCTGTCACCAACTGATCCGCGACGGTGCCTTGCTGGTAGAAACCGTCGAACAGATCGTCGAAACCCTGCAGGGTTGGCAGCGCTTGCCGCCGTTGCAATCGGCGGTCAGCGCCAGCCACCCCCTGGTCGAGCTGTTGCTGGCCGCGCCGCAGACCACCGAGGGCCTGGCCAGCAGCAGCGGCTGGCCGTTACCCAGGGTACTGGCGGCGCTGACCGAGCTGGAACTGGCTGGCAGGATCTGTAGTGAAGCCGGGCGTTGGTTTGCCCGGCCCGGCTAAGTACACTGCTCATATGCCTTTATGCGGAGTGAGAGCAATGGTGAGCTGTTGGCGTGTGCAACAAGCCGCGCGTGAAATTCGGGCCGGTGCAGTGATTGCCTACCCGACCGAGGCGGTCTGGGGCCTGGGCTGTGACCCGTGGAACGAAGAAGCGGTGGATCGCCTGCTGGCGATCAAGTCGCGTTCGGTCGACAAAGGGTTGATCCTGATCGCCGATAATATCCGCCAGTTCGACTTTCTTTTCGAGGATTTCCCCCAAACCTGGCTGGACCGCATGTCTGCAACCTGGCCGGGACCGAACACCTGGCTGGTGCCGCATCAGAACCTGCTGCCAGAGTGGATTACCGGCGTGCATGACACCGTCGCCCTGCGTGTCAGCGATCACCCGGTGGTGCGTGACTTGTGTGCGCTGGTCGGGCCATTGGTATCGACTTCGGCCAACCCCCAGGGACGTCCTGCGGCCAAGTCGCGTTTGCGCGTCGAGCAGTATTTCCGTGGTCAATTGGACTTGGTCTTGGGTGGCGCCCTGGGCGGGCGGCGTAATCCCAGTGTGATTCGTGACCTGGCGACCGGGGAAGTGGTGCGGGCGGGATAAGCCTTATCGCGGGGCATGTGGGAGCGGGCTTGCCCCGCGATCGACTCACCACCGATTCAAGGCAGCAGCACAGTAGACCCCACCGTCCGCCGCGCCGACAGCTCTGTCTGCGCCCTGGCCGCCTCGCTCAATGGATAACGTTGCTGGATATCCACAGTCAGTTTGCCGCTGGCAATCATTGCAAACAGGTCGTCGGCCATGGCCTGGGTGTTCTCGGCGCTATTGGCATAGCTGGCCAGGGTTGGTCGGGTGACATACAACGAGCCCTTTTGCGCCAGGATCCCCAGGTTGACCCCGCTGACTGCGCCGGAGGCATTGCCGAAGCTGACCATCAGCCCGCGCGGTGCCAGGCAGTCCAGCGAGGTCAGCCAGGTGTCCTGGCCAACGCCGTCGTAGACCACCGGGCATTTCTTCCCGTCAGTCAGTTCCAGTACCCGTTGGGCCACGTTTTCATGGCTGTAGTCGATGGTCGCCCAGGCGCCCAGGGCCTTGGCTCGTTCGGCCTTCTCGGCGCTGCTGACCGTGCCGATCAACTTGGCTCCCAGGGCCATGGCCCATTGGCAGGCCAGTGAGCCGACGCCGCCCGCGGCGGCGTGGAACAAAATGGTCTCGCCCGGTTGTACCGCGTAAGTCTGCTTGAGCAGGTATTGCACGGTCAGGCCCTTGAGCATTACTGCCGCCGCCTGCTCGAAGCTGATGCTGTCTGGGAGTTTGACCAGATTGGCCTCAGGCAGCACATGCACCTCGCTGTAGGCACCCAGCGGGCCGCCGGCATAGGCAACCCGATCACCGATCTTGAACCGGGTGACCTGAGCACCCAGCGCCTCGACCACCCCGGCACCTTCGGTGCCCAGGCCCGAAGGCAACGAGGGCGGCGCGTACAGACCGCTGCGAAAGTAGGTATCGATGAAGTTCAGACCGATCGCCTGGTTGCGCACGCGAACCTGCTGCGGGCCGGGTGCTGGTGGTTCGAAGTCGACCAGGGTCAGGACTTCGGGGCCGCCATGCTGGCTGAACTGAATACGCTTGGCCATCTGCACTCTCCTGGAAGGTACCGCAAAAGCCCTATCGGACGCCTTTGCTTGATCGCCGTCAACTGCGGCCAGCCTGCCGCCGGTGGTATGCTACGCGCCGAATTTGCCTTAGCCCGCTTCCAGGTGACCTGATGACTAGCCGCACCGAGGCCGTGAAAGCCTACCTGCTCGACCTGCAAGACCGTATCTGTACTGCCCTCGAAAACGAAGATGGCGGCGCCCGCTTTGTCGAGGACGCCTGGACGCGCGAGGCCGGTGGTGGCGGACGGACCCGGGTGATCGGTGACGGTCAGGTCATCGAGAAAGGCGGCGTGAACTTCTCTCACGTATTCGGCAGCGGCTTGCCGCCGTCGGCCAGTGCCCACCGCCCAGAGCTGGCCGGGCGCGGCTTCGAGGCCCTGGGCGTGTCGCTGGTGATCCATCCGCATAATCCCCATGTGCCGACTTCCCATGCCAACGTGCGGTTTTTCATCGCCGAGAAAGAAGGCGAAGAAGCCGTCTGGTGGTTTGGCGGCGGCTTCGACCTGACCCCCTACTATGGCAATGAAGAAGACTGCGTGCACTGGCACCAGGTTGCCGAGCGTGCCTGCGCGCCTTTCGGTGCCGACGTCTATCCACGTTACAAAGCCTGGTGCGACCGCTACTTCCACCTCAAGCACCGTGGCGAACCACGCGGTATCGGCGGTCTGTTCTTCGATGACCTGAACGAGTGGGACTTCGACACCTGTTTCGCCTTCATGCGCGCCATTGGCGATGCCTATGTCGAGGCCTACCTGCCGATCATCCAGCGCCGCAAGGCCCAGCCGTATACCGCCGAGCAGCGTGAGTTCCAGGAATACCGGCGCGGCCGCTATGTCGAGTTCAACCTGGTTTACGACCGTGGCACGTTGTTTGGTCTGCAATCGGGCGGGCGTACCGAATCGATCCTGATGTCGCTGCCACCGCAGGTGCGTTGGGGGTACGATTGGAAGGCCGTGCCAGGCAGCGAAGAAGCGCGCCTGACCGAGTACTTCCTGCAGGACCGCGACTGGCTTGGTCAGGCCAGTACCCGCCACTGAGCGGCTGTGGATAACTTCTCGGCCCTGCCCGACCTTGACCTAGGAACCGCGTGAATGGACCAGTACGTTGTATTCGGCAACCCGATCGGCCACAGCAAGTCGCCGCTGATCCACCGCCTGTTCGCCGACCAGACCGGCCAGCAGCTGGAGTACAACACCCTGCTGGCGCCGCTGGACGATTTCAGCATGTGTGCCCAGGGCTTTTTCAAGCAGGGCCTGGGCGCCAATGTCACCGTGCCATTCAAGGAAGAAGCCTATCGCCTGGTCGATAGCCTGACGCCGCGGGCCAAACGCGCGGGGGCGGTAAACACCCTGAGCAAACTGGCCGACGGCAGCCTGCAGGGCGACAACACCGATGGTGCCGGGCTGGTGCGCGACCTTACCGTCAACGCCGGTGTGCAACTGAGCGGCAAGCGAATCTTGCTGCTCGGTGCTGGCGGCGCAGTTCGCGGGGTGCTGGAACCCTTGCTCGCGCAGAACCCCGCGTCGCTGGTGATCGCCAATCGCACAGTGGAAAAGGCCGAGCAACTGGCCCGTGAGTTCGCCGACCTCGGGCCGGTGGCTGCCAGCGGCTTCAGCTGGTTGCAAGAGCCGGTCGACCTGATCATCAACGCCACCTCCGCGAGCCTTGCCGGCGAGCTGCCGCCGATTGCCGCCAGCCTGATCGAGCCCGGCAAAACCGTGTGCTACGACATGATGTATGGCAAGGAGCCGACACCCTTCTGCCGCTGGGCCAGCGAGCACCAGGCCGCCAAGGTCCTGGATGGTCTGGGCATGCTCGCCGAGCAGGCTGCCGAAGCGTTCTTCATCTGGCGCGGCGTTCGCCCGGATACCGGTCCGGTACTGGATGAGCTGCGCCGCCAGCTCGCCCGCGGCTAATCCTCAAAGTGGATCGGGCAGTTCGCTGCCCTTTCGAGCTTGTGCACTCGGGTGCAAGCCGCAGCAGAAGACAAGGTTCACCTGTTCGCCTGCCGGCGTATAGTTGCGGGTGAAGATTTACCCGTGCAATGTGCCGCAGGTTCGTCGTGATTCAGGAGTTTTCGTGCAGAGGATCAAGGGTTATCACGCGCATATTTACTATGACGCCAGCACCATGGAACAAGCCCGGCAATTGTGCGAACAAGCCGCGCAGCTGTTTCCGGTGAGCATGGGGCGAATGCACCAGAAGCCCGTCGGGCCGCACCCGGACTGGAGCTGCCAGTTGGCGTTCGGGCCTGAGGTGGTGGGCGTGGTGTTGCCTTGGCTGGCGTTGTATCGCCATGGGCTGGTGGTGTTTCTGCACCCGCTGACCGGCGATGATCTGGTCGATCATCGCGATTATGCGATCTGGATGGGGGCGGTGCGGCCGCTGGATCTGACAATATTCAAGTAGGAGCGGGCTTGCCCCGCGATTGCGATCTGTCTGATGGACCGCATTCGCGGGGCAATGATCAGGCCTTGCGCGCGCCCCGCACACCCTGGGCCAGCGCCGAGCACAGCTCGAGCACATCACCCACGGCCTGCTCGGCGGTTTTGGCATTGGCAATCTTGTCGACCAATGCCGAACCGACCACTACACCCTCCGCCAGTTTGGCGATCGCCGCGGCCTGCTCTGGCGTGCGGATACCGAAGCCGACGCTGATTGGCAGGTCGGTGTGCCGGCGCAGGCGCTCGATGGCGCTGCTGACATGCTCGGTGGTCGCGGAACCGGCACCGGTGACACCGGCAACCGAGACGTAGTAGACGAACCCGGAGCTGCGCTCGAGCACGCGCGGCAGGCGCACGTCGTCGGTGGTCGGGGTGGTCAGGCGGATGAAATCGATGCCTGCGGCCTGGGCCGGGGTGGCCAGTTCAGCATCGTGCTCCGGTGGCAGGTCGACGATGATCAGGCCGTCCACGCCCACGGCCTTGGCCTGGGCCACGAAAGCCTCGACACCAAAACGGTGAATCGGATTGTAGTAGCCCATCAGCACGATCGGCGTGGTTTGGTTGTCGATGCGAAACTCGCGAACCATCTGCAGGGTTTTTGCCAGGGTCTGGCCGGCGTCCAGGGCGCGCAGGGTCGCCAGCTGGATGGCCACGCCATCGGCCATGGGGTCGGTGAACGGCATACCCAGCTCGATCACATCGGCACCGGCGGCCGGCAGGCCTTTGAGGATCGCCAGCGAGGCGTCGTAGCCAGGGTCGCCTGCGGTGATGAAGGTGACCAGTGCGGAGCGGCCTTCGGCTTTAAGCTCGGCGAAGCGTTGTTCTAGACGGCTCATGCCTGTTTCTCCTGGGCAGCCATATGGCTCATCACGGTTTGCATGTCTTTGTCGCCGCGCCCGGACAGGCACACCACCATCAGGTGATCCTTGGGCAGGGTCGGTGCGCGTTTGATGGCTTCGGCCAGGGCGTGGGAGGTTTCCAGGGCCGGAATGATGCCTTCCAGGCGGCAGGTGGTGTGGAACGCCGCCAGGGCTTCGTCGTCGGTGATGCTGACGTACTCGACGCGCTTCACTTCGTGCAACCAGGCGTGTTCAGGGCCGATACCCGGATAATCCAGGCCTGCGGAAATCGAGTGGGCATCGGTGATCTGGCCGTCAGCGTCCTGCAACAGATAGGTGCGGTTGCCGTGCAGTACGCCCGGTACGCCACCATTGAGGCTGGCAGCATGCTTGTCGGTGTCGACACCATGGCCACCAGCTTCGACGCCGATGATCTGTACGCTGGCATCATCGAGGAAATCGTGGAACAGGCCCATGGCATTGGAACCGCCACCGACGCAGGCGATCAGGCTGTCGGGCAGGCGCCCTTCCTTGGCCTGCAACTGCTCGCGGGTTTCTTTGCCGATGATCGACTGGAAGTCGCGAACCATGGCCGGGTAAGGGTGCGGGCCCGCCACGGTACCGATCAGGTAGAAGGTGTCGTCGACGTTGGTGACCCAGTCGCGCAGGGCTTCGTTCATCGCATCCTTGAGGGTGCCGGTACCGGCGGTCACTGGCACGATTTCGGCGCCCAGCAGCTTCATGCGAAACACGTTGGCCTGCTGACGCTCGATGTCGGTGGCGCCCATATAGATAACGCACGGCAGGCCGAAGCGCGCAGCGACCGTGGCAGTGGCCACGCCGTGCATGCCGGCGCCGGTTTCAGCGATCAGGCGTTTTTTACCCATGCGCTTGGCCAGCAGTACCTGGCCGATGCAGTTGTTCACCTTGTGCGCGCCGGTGTGGTTGAGCTCTTCACGCTTGAAGAAAATCTTCGCGCCGCCGCAGTGTTCAGTCAGGCGTTCGGCGAAGTACAGCGGGTTTGGCCGGCCAATATAATCGCGCTGAAAGTACGCCAGTTGCTCGAGAAACGCCGGGTCGGCCTTGGCTGCCTCGTATTCACGGGCAAGGTCGAGCACCAGCGGCATCAGGGTTTCTGCCACGTAGCGGCCGCCGAATGCGCCAAACAGGCCATTGGCATCGGGGCCGGCGCGGAAGTTGGTCTGGGTCATGGGTCGCTCCAGGGCGGTAGTGAAGTCAGGAATGGCTTTACTCTAACCACCACACGCGCCGCTGAAAACCGATAAGATTGCTACAACCTGTCAGGAAAACTCACACGTTATGCGCCAGGACCTGCCTCCCCTCAATGCCCTGCGGGCGTTCGAAGCCACTGCCCGGCTCAACAGCGTTAGCCAGGCGGCCGAGCAGCTGCATGTTACCCATGGCGCGGTTAGCCGGCAGTTGAAGGTGCTTGAAGAGCACCTTGGGGTCGCGCTGTTCGTCAAGGAAGGGCGCGGCCTTAAACTCACAGATGCCGGCGTGCGCCTGCGCGATGCCAGCAGTGATGCGTTCGAGCGCTTGCGCGGCGTGTGTGCAGAAATCAGCCAGAGCAGCGCCGATGCGCCATTCGTCCTCGGCTGCTCCGGCAGCCTGCTGGCCCGCTGGTTTATCCCGCGGCTGGGCCGGCTCAAGGCGGACTTGCCGCAATTGCGCCTGCACCTGTCGGCCGGTGAAGGCGACCTCGACCCGCGCCGGCCCGGGCTGGATGCCCTGTTGGTGTTTGCCGAGCCGCCGTGGCCGGCCGACATGCAGGTGCACGTGCTGGCCCAGGAGCACATTGGCCCGGTGCTCAGCCCGCATTTCCCCGGGTTCAACCGCTTGCAGCAGGCACCGGCGCAGGCGCTGCTGGCCGAGACCTTGTTGCAGACCACCTCGCGCCCGCAAGCCTGGCCGAACTGGGCCGCGCAGCAAGGTATAGACCCGCAGGCGCTGCGCTACGGGCAGGACTTTGAGCATCTGTATTACTTGCTGGAAGCGGCAGTAGCCGGGCTGGGTGTGGCCATTGCCCCGCAACCGCTGGTAGCCGACGACTTGCGCGCCGGGCGTCTGGCCGCACCGTGGGGGTTTTGCCAGACCCGGGCCGCGCTGGCCCTGTGGGTGCCGCGACGCGCCGCAGACGGGCGCGCCGAGCAACTGGCTGGCTGGTTGCGCGATGAGCTTGCGCGCCAGGTCGCTTAGTGACTGCGTCTGCACATCAGGTACGCCGCCAGCAGGCCAAGGGCGCCAACCGCGACACCGGCAGTGGCCCAAGGGTGCTCCTGAGCGTAGTCACGGGTGGCCAAGCCGGTTTCACGGGTCTTGGTCTTCACCTCTTCATAGGCATCGCTGAGCAGGCTGCGCGAATGGCGAAGGGCATTCTCGGCGTTGCCCTTGAGCGTCTTCAGGGTCTTGCGCGACTCGTCCGAGGCATCGTCCTTGAGGCTTTCCAGTGACTTGAGCAGGCTTTCGATCTCGGCTTCCATGCTTTGCAGCGAAGCTTTACGCAGCGAGGTGTTGGCCATGGTGACTCTCCTTCGAGGTTGAGTTGAGCTGTGTAGGTTCCGACTACAGGGCGCCGGGAAAGTGCAGTCGAACTTTTGGCGGCATTTACCTCTGGCAGGTAAAAAAGCCCGGCACTGCTAGGCTCTATCTCATGTTCAAAAAGGAGATTGCCCATGTCTGATCACCACACCTACAAGAAAATCGAACTGGTCGGCTCATCGCCCACCTCCATCGAGGAGGCGATCAACAACGCCCTGGCCGAGGCCGGCAAGAGCATCAAGCACCTTGAGTGGTTCGAGGTGGTCGACACCCGGGGCCATATCAAGGACAACAAGGCCGCGCATTTTCAGGTCACGCTCAAAGTGGGCTTCCGCATCGTCAATAGCTGAAGCGGCGGCACTGGCTTGTGCGGGTCAATTGCGTTAAACACTCCTGAGGCGCCCGGCCTTCCTGGCGCCCTTCTCTATTTGATCTGAACAAGGAAAGCGATCGATGAAGACATTGGTAGTAGCGATAGGTTTAATGACGTTG encodes:
- the def gene encoding peptide deformylase; its protein translation is MAILNILEFPDPRLRTIAKPVTEVDDGVRQLIDDMFETMYEAPGIGLAATQINVHKRIVVMDLSEDRSEPRVFINPELEMLTDEMDQYQEGCLSVPGFYENVDRPVRVKVKALDRDGKPYELIAEGLLAVCIQHECDHLNGKLFVDYLSTLKRDRIKKKLEKQHRQQA
- the dprA gene encoding DNA-processing protein DprA — its product is MSQPLSPACSPAELEARLRLHLLPSLGPRRFHTLIQAFGSASAALSAPATAWRALGVPAQSSDGRRSHEVRDGAAAAMRWLEARDQHLLMWDDPGYPGLLAELEDAPPLLFIAGNPAILEKPQLAIVGSRRALMPSLDTAAAFSRSLARGGFVITSGLALGVDGAAHQAALEVGGQTIGVLGTGLQKLYPQRHRALAAAMIDQGSAVLSEFPLDTGPVAGNFPRRNRIISGLSLGVLVVEASLASGSLITARLAAEQGREVYAIPGSIHHPGSKGCHQLIRDGALLVETVEQIVETLQGWQRLPPLQSAVSASHPLVELLLAAPQTTEGLASSSGWPLPRVLAALTELELAGRICSEAGRWFARPG
- a CDS encoding L-threonylcarbamoyladenylate synthase, whose product is MVSCWRVQQAAREIRAGAVIAYPTEAVWGLGCDPWNEEAVDRLLAIKSRSVDKGLILIADNIRQFDFLFEDFPQTWLDRMSATWPGPNTWLVPHQNLLPEWITGVHDTVALRVSDHPVVRDLCALVGPLVSTSANPQGRPAAKSRLRVEQYFRGQLDLVLGGALGGRRNPSVIRDLATGEVVRAG
- a CDS encoding NADPH:quinone reductase, which encodes MAKRIQFSQHGGPEVLTLVDFEPPAPGPQQVRVRNQAIGLNFIDTYFRSGLYAPPSLPSGLGTEGAGVVEALGAQVTRFKIGDRVAYAGGPLGAYSEVHVLPEANLVKLPDSISFEQAAAVMLKGLTVQYLLKQTYAVQPGETILFHAAAGGVGSLACQWAMALGAKLIGTVSSAEKAERAKALGAWATIDYSHENVAQRVLELTDGKKCPVVYDGVGQDTWLTSLDCLAPRGLMVSFGNASGAVSGVNLGILAQKGSLYVTRPTLASYANSAENTQAMADDLFAMIASGKLTVDIQQRYPLSEAARAQTELSARRTVGSTVLLP
- the hemF gene encoding oxygen-dependent coproporphyrinogen oxidase; translation: MTSRTEAVKAYLLDLQDRICTALENEDGGARFVEDAWTREAGGGGRTRVIGDGQVIEKGGVNFSHVFGSGLPPSASAHRPELAGRGFEALGVSLVIHPHNPHVPTSHANVRFFIAEKEGEEAVWWFGGGFDLTPYYGNEEDCVHWHQVAERACAPFGADVYPRYKAWCDRYFHLKHRGEPRGIGGLFFDDLNEWDFDTCFAFMRAIGDAYVEAYLPIIQRRKAQPYTAEQREFQEYRRGRYVEFNLVYDRGTLFGLQSGGRTESILMSLPPQVRWGYDWKAVPGSEEARLTEYFLQDRDWLGQASTRH
- the aroE gene encoding shikimate dehydrogenase, whose protein sequence is MDQYVVFGNPIGHSKSPLIHRLFADQTGQQLEYNTLLAPLDDFSMCAQGFFKQGLGANVTVPFKEEAYRLVDSLTPRAKRAGAVNTLSKLADGSLQGDNTDGAGLVRDLTVNAGVQLSGKRILLLGAGGAVRGVLEPLLAQNPASLVIANRTVEKAEQLAREFADLGPVAASGFSWLQEPVDLIINATSASLAGELPPIAASLIEPGKTVCYDMMYGKEPTPFCRWASEHQAAKVLDGLGMLAEQAAEAFFIWRGVRPDTGPVLDELRRQLARG
- a CDS encoding DOPA 4,5-dioxygenase family protein; protein product: MQRIKGYHAHIYYDASTMEQARQLCEQAAQLFPVSMGRMHQKPVGPHPDWSCQLAFGPEVVGVVLPWLALYRHGLVVFLHPLTGDDLVDHRDYAIWMGAVRPLDLTIFK
- the trpA gene encoding tryptophan synthase subunit alpha, with amino-acid sequence MSRLEQRFAELKAEGRSALVTFITAGDPGYDASLAILKGLPAAGADVIELGMPFTDPMADGVAIQLATLRALDAGQTLAKTLQMVREFRIDNQTTPIVLMGYYNPIHRFGVEAFVAQAKAVGVDGLIIVDLPPEHDAELATPAQAAGIDFIRLTTPTTDDVRLPRVLERSSGFVYYVSVAGVTGAGSATTEHVSSAIERLRRHTDLPISVGFGIRTPEQAAAIAKLAEGVVVGSALVDKIANAKTAEQAVGDVLELCSALAQGVRGARKA
- the trpB gene encoding tryptophan synthase subunit beta; translation: MTQTNFRAGPDANGLFGAFGGRYVAETLMPLVLDLAREYEAAKADPAFLEQLAYFQRDYIGRPNPLYFAERLTEHCGGAKIFFKREELNHTGAHKVNNCIGQVLLAKRMGKKRLIAETGAGMHGVATATVAARFGLPCVIYMGATDIERQQANVFRMKLLGAEIVPVTAGTGTLKDAMNEALRDWVTNVDDTFYLIGTVAGPHPYPAMVRDFQSIIGKETREQLQAKEGRLPDSLIACVGGGSNAMGLFHDFLDDASVQIIGVEAGGHGVDTDKHAASLNGGVPGVLHGNRTYLLQDADGQITDAHSISAGLDYPGIGPEHAWLHEVKRVEYVSITDDEALAAFHTTCRLEGIIPALETSHALAEAIKRAPTLPKDHLMVVCLSGRGDKDMQTVMSHMAAQEKQA
- a CDS encoding LysR family transcriptional regulator; translated protein: MRQDLPPLNALRAFEATARLNSVSQAAEQLHVTHGAVSRQLKVLEEHLGVALFVKEGRGLKLTDAGVRLRDASSDAFERLRGVCAEISQSSADAPFVLGCSGSLLARWFIPRLGRLKADLPQLRLHLSAGEGDLDPRRPGLDALLVFAEPPWPADMQVHVLAQEHIGPVLSPHFPGFNRLQQAPAQALLAETLLQTTSRPQAWPNWAAQQGIDPQALRYGQDFEHLYYLLEAAVAGLGVAIAPQPLVADDLRAGRLAAPWGFCQTRAALALWVPRRAADGRAEQLAGWLRDELARQVA
- a CDS encoding DUF883 family protein, producing MANTSLRKASLQSMEAEIESLLKSLESLKDDASDESRKTLKTLKGNAENALRHSRSLLSDAYEEVKTKTRETGLATRDYAQEHPWATAGVAVGALGLLAAYLMCRRSH
- a CDS encoding dodecin; translated protein: MSDHHTYKKIELVGSSPTSIEEAINNALAEAGKSIKHLEWFEVVDTRGHIKDNKAAHFQVTLKVGFRIVNS